tcacaaagcacgcgcccgtcgcgcatatacgaatgtatttcctcgaattacagcacaaatactcctctcctgaattctttacagacgcatcaaagtgtaattttggcgtatcttacgcagcggtcggtccatcctttacagatgccggtgttctgcaccctaacacaagtattttcacagcagaggcctacgcgatattggctgccgttaaacacattaatgaatctaatatcccaaaggcagttatatacacagactctttgagtgttgtaaatgctttgaaaactgtcaggaaatataaaaaccctgtaattctatctctttacacaacattatgcacaacctatcagtccaaacagcatatcgtcgtatgctgggtgccggggcaccgagagatagagggaaacgtgttggctgacgagctagccacatccgtcaacgccaacgcctccaacacttccacaactgtccctgtaatggacctcaagccctcaataagaaaaaagctaagggctttctggcagtgcttgtgggacgaacaaacagaaaataaactacatgttatcaagccgtatcttggcaactggccgccggtatcaaagaaccgccacacagaagtaacactttgcagactcaggataggacacacatacagcacacacgcatacctcttgtccggtggcgatccacccacgtgtgataaatgtggtgagccactaaccgtgcttcacatcctgctgcaatgcactcaattagatGCTAATAGgagaaagcattttccattaccacatcggcagctaattccattccatcctcaaatgattataggtatagaacctctctttaaacatgaatgcctgtttcgatttttaaaagatgtacatagttttcatattatagccccaggaaatccgtagcacagcctctaacagaggtttctgctgcggtaggtgcgataaagaaagcacctgcctcccagcctttaggctcaaaggcccaccggaggcataagtgctagttacatattcttgcattttagctccatgtccacttatcacgcgtactatatccacagaccactacatgtatcactatcataattttatgctttatactattttacgctttcatgacactgatcgattttaggccactttacagccatgttacatcccaccatctccACTCACACATCagtgcttaacacaacattatcagtcatggcgctctttggccatacctggcccttgcgccactaaacaacacacatccatccatccatctttcTTTTCGCCACATAATTGCGTAAATATTGACACATATTATTCCACGCAAATGTGTACAAGATATAATCAGAGCACTGTATGCATACGTTATGCTTGTTTAACGATTAATTGTTGGAGAGGTCATATGCTCGTCAATTTCATACGCAGAAAAACATACGTCTGTGGCCTTACACATACCCGCTGGTTTTGCCCCAGAATTTGTCGGCGGAAGCGAGCCTCCTCCTGTGCCCTGGCTTCCGCCGACTGGCCCTGCCGAACATATTCGGCAGTAGCCATATGGACGGCGCCCTCAAGGTCTTGCTGCTTCGACTGCCTATGGGGGGGGGGTGCTTGCGGCTCTCGTGGAGTTGGCTGGGGGGTCGGCTGGAAGGGTGGCTGCTGGAGGGTAGGCGGTTGCTCTTCATGCAAGACAAAAGCAAACGCTGCTCATCCACTGTTATCCGACCCACACAGCTTGATTGTCCTAACCAGTCACTTCGAAATGTCATTGCAGCTGCACAGCTACAATTATGATACACAAGGCAGTCGCATAGTTGGAGCAAAAGATGTCACAGAAAATTGCTGGTTACATTGACCTATAAGAAGCACAAGGAATCTCTATTACAACATCATGTCATTTGTAGGCTTGCATTTCTGCTCCATGAATAAGAGCTGAATGCTGGACACAAAGGTAGTAACAGCACAGTGGGCTACTTCATAGCAAGGTCATACAGCAACTGCAAACAATGCTACAACAAAAGCTGGGTCACTGACTTACGTGTAAGGCCACTTGGCCCAGCAACAGCTGCAGGACCCGACACCACAAACGTAGTTGTTGCTGGTGCACTGCGGGAGGGCCCTGCAGCATCCTCCGAACTTGCGTCCTGCAGTCAGAGTAGTGTCGTTGCGAGCAGTGTGTGCAATGCGCATCATTTACACAAGTTGCTGCTCAGAGTGCATAACCTATATTGTAACCAgcacaaaaaacgaaaaaaaaaatatggctgaaGAGATTTTGGAATGTTGTATTACAATGTAATGCTGAAAATGTGTTAGGCTACAGCAGCACAAACAACACTTTTTAAACCCAATGTACGCACCTCGCTATCGGCGAAGTACTGCGGCGGGGAAACAAGGAGGCCGCCTGTCCTCCCAAGGATGTCGAGGACGCGGCCGTCCACCCCACCCACTTTCCCGCCTCCAGTGGCCCTGCAaacacaacaacgacaacaactacGTGAAACGACGTTACTGTCAGCATCATTAGAAAGCTCACCTCTTCTCGCTCGCGGCCCTGGCCGCTTCTTTCTTGGCCTTGTGAGCCATTTTGGCCCAGTGGTTTCGCCAACGGCTCGTTGACTTAACCGCTGGGCCCTGTCCGTTCAACACTGCCGCCACCGCCTCCCATAGCTCGTTCTTTCGAGCAGCAGTCATACGTGGCGAGAACTCCGTAGAAGCTCTCGCCAGGTATGGGTGCTGCTCGATGAACTGCACCAGAATATCCGTCTGTTCTTGTGACACTCTGGGCCCTTTCGCTGCCGCCATTTCCGATTTTCAAACTTGGGAATTTCAGCCGGCCCGCAACACAGTAAGAAATTTACAGTCAAACATTCTGTCTAAGCTAAGCGCCTGCATAAAGTGCTCACTACGAATtgattattttttgcctttttatACCACTAATATAGAAAAGGTAAACAAGCTACTCACATTTACCGTTGTAGCAGCTTCTTTCACGGAGCGTAACCGTCAGCGCAGGGGCGCCAGGCCCAGAGTATTACTGTTGCTGCGATCACATTGACGAGGCTATTGTTCTGTCGTGGCGGTGCTCTAATGAAGGGTGCTGAGTGGCTTGACAGTTCTCGATCCACTATGTTGCAAAGTTTGTCCTCGTGGGTTACGGTTAATTCTTGTTGGCCCTTCGTAAAGAAGAAATTATCACACGTCAGACATGATGCACCGAAAACCACACGACAACGTAATCACTACACGAGCAATATTTACTCACCTCACTCTGCTGCATCTCACGGCTCCTGCAAGCAGCGCAGATTCTTCTCAGATGCAAGTGTACCGCTGTGGGCCGCAAATAGTTGCGCTGCGTTACCGACACGCTAGCGGCTGTCAGCTGTTGCAGGTAAACAAAGGCTGCTATTTTGCGTGAGCTCAACGGCATGGATTGGATGCACATCCGACTACTATGTGGCTACGGCTTCAAAAATAGAgcacttgcgtttgcatttctttGGACTGCGGCAGCTTTTGCGTTGTAATGTAACAAAATGAATTTGCTTTGCGCAGCATGGAAGTCCGCTTTCATTAAGTGCTGTTTCACAAAACAAATTTGCTATACAGTCccggaaaaagagaagagaatACGAAAGAAACATCCGGCCAATGAAGGGAGCTTCTGATTGGACGATCCAAGAAACGTCGTGCCTACGTGTACACAATTTccaaaatcgatgacgtcacgcgAAGAGGCATTGGCATGAAAAAAGGCATTCCTACAAAATAGCACCCCTGAACGGCGCTGATACCTCAACATGGGAGGTGGAGAGTAAaagggaaaggaagaaaacatttatttgctgCGATCTTTGCGTCGCCGTTGTGCACAACCGGTGCTTTCGAAGGTGCCGAACGTGAGGTGCATGTCATGGCCCCTTGAATGTCGAGGATGTGAGAAAGTAGGCGAGGCCAGACCGTTGGCTGAGTCTCCCGTGGGGCCTTCGTACAGTACAAGCTTCCGAAGTGGCGGTGTGGCAGGTGTGATGGAATTGAATTGTGATGAATGTGTTCGAGGGCACGTCCAGTAGGTGGAGAGAGCGCAGAGATAACCGCCACATACCTTGCAGGATGGCGCGCCGCGGCACCGATCCAATGCCGTATTGGATGGTATCATTGATGAGAGGACATGGAATGGTGTGGGGGGAAGTGGGGAGAGTCGGTGCGTCCTGGCGCAGTACTTAGAGTCGTGCGCGACGATGCTTTCGTTGCTCGGCCCGCTGTGTCCTCGGACAataagggtgcgatcttgtacgcgttccaaactcgaacggaggcggtccgttctttccgtcgcgaaattggcggtccgttccgttgcgttcgtccgatagcagacaacacggaatgactgacagcagatatcatttctcaattgacgtcatggcgttcttcaccgtttaaactgaccaaccgtgtgcggctcggtggaacggaccgcctccgttctattttggaacgcgtacaagatcgcaccctaagTGTGCGGTCATAATAAGGGGCCGATCGGTGTAAAGGATTCACGAGCTAGGATATGACGCAAGGTGCTCAGTCCAGCAGCACGTCTAAGCCAGCTAATGTCGCTCGAAGGTGGTGGGGgcggggggcgtatttcaactgGTGAAACTTACAAGCGCGCCTTTCTGTacatttcaagagctgcattgcctTGCGAGTGATAGCGGTGTCAAAGGCCCCTGTAACgacgggcgctgaaaagaaatttatttattaatagtaatgaaattaaataaacttgtattttcttgaCTCGTCACCTATATATAGAATTGTccagaaattttattttcgttgaatgaataaAACTGTGTCTAGTTCGAATTAAAAACACGCTTTTTTTCCCAAGGTTTGTTCCCTCCAagcatagtcgcgcttcaatcgctgctcgcatgatgtcggtgacaatttgtactgaaccgcttttcgcccaaagcttcgcgacctatttgggtTGACCTTGCCCTGCGCACGTGggtggttgcggacgcccaactaaagctGCCTAATATCGCGCGAGCCGCGACCGCACGCATGTCGGCTCCTTATAACAGCGAGATAGGCGTCAAATACGCGCAAACGCCTTGAAGGGTGTTCGGTTGTCCCATGGCCAACACATTCACGTTTAAGGGGTAAGATCGAATCGTAGGTGAAAACCATTGATGGTATCTTTTTGCCGACTTTTTCCGTCAAGTGAAAATGATGATAGCTGTGACAGACGACATGAAAAGTGCATTTAATAAAGATTCAAAGGAATCGCTCTCAAATTCTGCTGTCGGTTATTTACATTACATGTCGGTtaattacatagttttcaaccgCGCTTTCcctcatcgcacgtctagtttgAGCTTGTTGTCGCGTTCTGTAAAATTACATAACAACCCTAGTGGTGGGGGCGCTACACATGCGACAAGCAAAAAACCCTTAATGGTGTAacattttttagagtgtatatgCGCTCTTACACCGGTTTCAGGAAGCAGCTGTGCTCTTCTGGCAGGAAGCATATTCGGCAGACGGGCATTAATGATAGAGAACGcaataacaatgcaaaaaatGCACGTGATGAGTGGTTCGCAATTCATCGCAATTCCTGTAAATGCGGACCGTTTGTCAGAGGACGCACCGTTGTGTCCTTCATGCAAGAGAAGCTCAAAAGAGAAATCATTGACTTGGAAAGTATTTTGCGATTTTGTGCATAAGCATCCCATCTGTTAATCTTTCCGAGAAGGAACTTGTTTTTCCTAGAAGGTAATCTTTTGTCCATAGGTGGTGCCTTTGTGCCAGCCTATAAAATTGTGCTCGCGAAAAATAAACGTTCGTCGATAGTTTGCGCTTTCTGCGTCGCCTTGTCAGTCTTCTTGTAGTCGTTCCCTCCGCGCTGTACAACCGAAGTTCACAATGGCGTGCTGCACATACATAACTGCTAGTGTGTGGCTATGTTTCTATATGGTTCACGGCAAATTTTTAATAGGTGGCACGCAATCTCAGTGCGTACAAAGATATTTGGTCCCATAGCCTAAAGCAGCTAGTGATGGGTCCAATACAAAAAATGTATTGCAATAATTAGCAGTCTTACACAAACAAAATAGCCAAAATATCATACAtgccagttgaaaaacacaacaggaaattttaagagtctgtcgtattttgggacgttgtttctgtagttctgttggcTGTAGTTCTGTTGGCTGTAGTTCTGTTGGCTGTAGTTCTGTTGGCTGTAGTTCTGTTGGCTGTAGTTCTGTTggctgtagttctgttgtctgtagttctgttgtctgtagttctgttgtctgtagtgtgacgtcctgtagtagaaagttctgtagttcttgatcaatatttaaataaaaattgacagagacgtccgtaaggttatgtaaatttgttagtacgaaaaagaaaaacacaaaagtaaaaaaaaacgccttcgcctaggattcgaacatgcgacctcacgattccgagcccggcatcttaccactgcaccacccctgacttttttgttttctttattgcatggaattatcgttactgtcaaaccgatacagttacatcacatatgatcatacaagagaaacaaattcacagaaagtatacagtccaatgacagttcaaaattctggtaaacaaacacaagcgtccagacgcgaaatccattcagggacgggatcatatgtagccaccacactccggacttgagcagtctcttctcggaagatagaccttgtcgagcgaggtggctcggcatgtctgtcgatcattcgacttctccataatgaataaagtcctaataacataaacaaatcatatggtgtattactggctgtctttttgaaaggaaggaaccggataccataacatgtgagaggaaagtcttttttgatagttctttgtaaaatgtcccataaaagaaatgcgtcacgacaaagtataaagcaatgttctattgtctcgggttgattgcaaagcctacaatttgtattccagggtacatagactcctttttcctgaagccacgttttaactggcagtgtggaggtgcgcagcttaaagaaaaacgttttcgctgctggcgcaatgcacattcgacggacacggcaaagaacatcttgaccaaatagagacagatacggctttcggtacagcggttcagggaaaaggttatctataagtgctgcatttagcgacgtgcgattaacggtaaacaaatattcaaggttgaatctggcttttaagaatgaaatagtgtcgacaagttcctttaagaagccccataacggtagttcttgagcaacgtttgtcgtgacaaaaagaaaagggaggtgtgacgcaagacgtgctcgattaactgcgagaaggaatggatgacggacatttttaaggtaaaataagcgcatgaccaattgtcgcataaacaaatgcacaagacccaggcctcccttttcaagcgggagaaaaaggttgtcccttctcatggcttcccatgatgaatgccaaataaaacatgcaaatattctatgaaataCCTGGACATGGACACatgagcagtgcaagacctgcagaacataaagaagcttagaagcgagaaatgtattgcatgccttagctctcgcaaaaatggagagatcacgtcctTGCCAGGTTGTCATCTTTctacggatagtggttatcgtggacgcccaatgaggtccactattacggaagttatcgagaggtactccaagatatcgcaacggagactgattccaatgaatattcgcgaatacagagggagtgagcgcccacatgcctagccaaaagcctctgcttttgtcaaaatttacagtagcacctgcagtctcacagaaacgcagggtagcgtttattgccttggtaatgcttggcttatcgacgcaaaagaaggcaatgtcatctgcataagctagcactttaatttcctcgtcggcatacatatatcctttaatgctcgagtcacaaagcacgcttaagcaaagaggttctaagtatatggcgaagagtaaaggcgagagcggacaaccttgacgaacggatgactgtagttgtattatatctgagagggtacggttcacaattaactttgtagtgcagtgtttatgccaaagtgttataccattgtataatacatcccctaactgaagatgtcgcagtagttggaataaaaattcgtgttgaaccttatcaaaggctttggctaggtcaatctggagaagagctacttgatccgtactaccctcaatgcactcaaggactgaacgtgcgatatgaacatttgtctgtatagagcggcctcgaattccgcatgtttgatgatcacctactaatttagtaatgactgtctgcaatctgtttgtcagtatttttgcaaatattttgttatccacgttacataatgatatcggcctataaccgtttactctctttattgtttcatcatcagtgctttttggtattaaggttgtgtggccctgatagaaagatggaggaagctcaccatatttataggcttcctcgaaaagttgctgcagaaaaggacacaggaattcctgaaattttatataaaattcagcactaaggccatcaggaccaggcgtcttGTTCCTCTGCAGCGTTTCAacggcaaaattaatttcttctcgagttattggcccatcaacgcagagtcgatcatcttcttctaagtgtggcataagcGAAATAAATTGATCAGAGTTTTCTTCGTATCCAttctgaggcttaactgcagcgaaaagatctttatagtgagcttcaaataggcttattatttgggacgtgtctgtgtatatagacccaccagactcaatttctaatatttgcttggaaagcgcgtatcgcttctcatcaccgagagccctttttgtgggctgttcctctgtgaagcgagttgtgcgtgaacgaaccattgctcctttgtacacttccgtctcatatttctgtacttgtgcgcgaactgtgtttatttcatcgctatacaaccctggttcctggctttcgaaagcgtgcagcttgtgaagtagatcatgaaggtaatgcttttcagctttttttctttgagacagctcacatgaaatggcaatcgcctcagtttttactctatttttgaacatttcccatcgagcaaacaaaggaagctgttgacattgtgttatttctagccataattctttcactttgtttacaaaactttccgctcgcaaaagttgtgtattaagtttccacagttcccagtttggagcaaacctgcggaattttcggggaccccatgaaacagctgctaaacagtggtctgtgaaaaatacaggcttcacggcgtagttgtgaatgttagaccagagactcgtcgaaacatacacacgatcaagtcgagcatgggagaggccttgaaagtgcgtgaacCGCACCCAAGATGGGGTGTAGGCGCCCACGTCTATTAGATTGTGATCTTCCGCTAACTGATGCAGGAAAGCagcacttgcatcataacgattagttaggtatgagtggtctctggaatgacaaacacagttgaagtctcccaacagtaccaaatctctgtcagtatctaggagctgagcaagtgagaggaagaaagccttcctgtcactcacttttgagggagcataaacgcaaatgaatcgccaattacgggaatgaaaagagaggtcacagcatataaggcggccttccccatcaacacgcagcgacaatgaagaatgatttaactgctttctgactaacaaaaagcatccagcggaagcaccacatgcttggctaatacacacctcgtaatcaggttgaaaagtttgcagcgcaaggttgacatcaccagcagacgatatctttgtctcttgcactgcaccaacatcaactTCATGCTGCCGAAGCACGTGTAGTAACTGCCTCTGACGCCTTATATTCCTCAGCCCACGTACGTTGAGTGTCGCTACACATAAAGGGAGGGTGAAGGCggtagccattttgc
This Dermacentor albipictus isolate Rhodes 1998 colony chromosome 1, USDA_Dalb.pri_finalv2, whole genome shotgun sequence DNA region includes the following protein-coding sequences:
- the LOC135909859 gene encoding uncharacterized protein, which encodes MATGGGKVGGVDGRVLDILGRTGGLLVSPPQYFADSEDASSEDAAGPSRSAPATTTFVVSGPAAVAGPSGLTQQPPTLQQPPFQPTPQPTPREPQAPPPHRQSKQQDLEGAVHMATAEYVRQGQSAEARAQEEARFRRQILGQNQRQDVKHG